One region of Streptomyces subrutilus genomic DNA includes:
- a CDS encoding PadR family transcriptional regulator, with protein sequence MRSHGQHGHEHGRGHGHCGPDRREGFEGRRAAFGPFGPPFGGGPFGGRGGRGGPRGRARRGDVRASILALLGDRPMHGYEMIQEIGERSGGAWKPSPGSVYPTLQLLEDEGLITSESEGGKKLFTLTDAGRGEAESGPDAPWADAGRGFDFEAMHEVRAAGVGLMEAFGQVFKTGTPEQREKAVAVVNDARKKLYLILADEH encoded by the coding sequence ATGCGTTCACACGGACAGCACGGACATGAGCACGGCCGGGGCCACGGCCACTGCGGGCCCGATCGTCGGGAGGGGTTCGAGGGGCGTCGTGCCGCCTTCGGACCGTTCGGACCGCCCTTCGGCGGCGGCCCCTTCGGCGGGCGCGGCGGGCGCGGCGGGCCGCGGGGCCGGGCCCGGCGCGGAGACGTGCGCGCCTCGATCCTGGCGCTGCTCGGCGACCGGCCGATGCACGGCTACGAGATGATCCAGGAGATCGGCGAGCGCAGCGGCGGGGCCTGGAAGCCCAGCCCCGGCTCGGTCTACCCGACCCTGCAGCTGCTCGAGGACGAGGGGCTCATCACCAGCGAGAGCGAGGGCGGCAAGAAGCTGTTCACGCTCACCGACGCCGGCCGCGGCGAGGCCGAGTCGGGCCCGGACGCGCCCTGGGCGGACGCCGGGCGCGGCTTCGACTTCGAGGCGATGCACGAGGTCCGGGCGGCCGGGGTCGGGCTGATGGAGGCCTTCGGCCAGGTCTTCAAGACCGGCACCCCCGAGCAGCGGGAGAAGGCCGTCGCGGTCGTCAACGACGCCCGCAAGAAGCTCTACCTGATCCTGGCCGACGAGCACTGA
- a CDS encoding LysR family transcriptional regulator: protein MLNLERLRTLDALARHGSVSGAADGLHVTTSAVSQQMAKLEREVGQPLLARNGRGVRLTDAGRLLADHAARIISQVELAQADVEAQRGCAVGELRIGAFPTAMRGLLPRAVSALREGHPELRVRVREQEPEESMAAVVRGDLDLALAIDWHNKRMPVPAELTRTHLLDDSVDIAVPVGHRLADRTQITLAEFADDDWISWNEGQFCHEWLVFTLRGTGIEPRIAHIAEEHHTQLAFVEAGLGVCVAPKLGRGPTPAGVRLLPVCDSVRRHVYAVWRADADRRPSIRAAVEALEQAAAHPYQRGSEQHT, encoded by the coding sequence ATGTTGAACCTGGAGCGCCTGCGCACCCTCGACGCCCTCGCCCGCCACGGCTCGGTCAGCGGCGCGGCCGACGGACTCCACGTCACGACCTCGGCGGTCTCCCAGCAGATGGCCAAGCTCGAGCGCGAGGTCGGCCAGCCCCTGCTCGCCCGGAACGGGCGCGGCGTCCGGCTCACCGACGCCGGGCGGCTGCTCGCCGACCACGCCGCCCGGATCATCTCGCAAGTGGAGCTCGCCCAGGCCGACGTGGAGGCCCAACGGGGCTGCGCGGTCGGCGAGCTGCGCATCGGGGCCTTCCCGACCGCCATGCGCGGCCTGCTGCCCCGGGCCGTGTCCGCCCTGCGCGAGGGCCATCCGGAGCTGCGGGTGAGGGTCCGCGAGCAGGAGCCCGAGGAGAGCATGGCCGCCGTCGTGCGCGGGGACCTCGACCTGGCGCTGGCCATCGACTGGCACAACAAGCGCATGCCGGTCCCCGCCGAACTCACCCGGACGCACCTGCTCGACGACTCCGTCGACATCGCGGTCCCGGTCGGCCACCGGCTGGCCGACCGGACGCAGATCACCCTCGCCGAGTTCGCCGACGACGACTGGATCTCCTGGAACGAGGGGCAGTTCTGCCACGAGTGGCTGGTCTTCACCCTCCGCGGCACGGGCATCGAGCCGCGCATCGCCCACATCGCCGAGGAGCACCACACCCAGCTGGCGTTCGTGGAGGCCGGGCTCGGGGTGTGCGTGGCGCCGAAGCTGGGCCGCGGCCCGACGCCGGCCGGGGTGCGGCTGCTGCCGGTGTGCGACTCCGTACGCCGGCACGTGTACGCCGTGTGGCGGGCGGACGCCGACCGCCGCCCCTCCATCCGCGCCGCGGTCGAGGCGCTGGAGCAGGCCGCCGCCCATCCGTACCAGCGCGGCTCCGAACAACACACCTAG
- a CDS encoding pyridoxamine 5'-phosphate oxidase family protein → MDETRPAGPQRRGRRIMMTDEEVDAFLREQRTCRVATVSPDGRPHVGALWFAWDGSSLWLYSITRSRRWSDLREDPRISVVVDSGEAYGELRGVELSGSAVFVGEAPRTGEPCPELAEAERIFPVKNFGLDEMPHDGRHAWIRLTPESVVSWDFRKL, encoded by the coding sequence ATGGACGAGACACGCCCGGCGGGGCCGCAGCGGCGGGGCCGCCGGATCATGATGACCGACGAGGAGGTGGACGCCTTCCTCCGCGAGCAGCGCACCTGCCGCGTGGCCACGGTCTCCCCGGACGGCCGCCCGCACGTGGGCGCCCTGTGGTTCGCCTGGGACGGCAGCTCCCTGTGGCTGTACTCGATCACCCGCAGCCGGCGCTGGTCCGACCTGCGCGAGGACCCGCGGATCTCGGTGGTCGTGGACTCCGGCGAGGCGTACGGCGAACTGCGCGGCGTGGAACTGTCCGGCAGCGCCGTCTTCGTGGGCGAGGCCCCGCGCACCGGTGAACCCTGTCCGGAGCTGGCGGAGGCCGAGAGGATCTTCCCGGTGAAGAACTTCGGCCTCGATGAGATGCCGCACGACGGCCGCCACGCCTGGATCCGCCTGACCCCGGAGTCGGTCGTCTCCTGGGACTTCCGCAAGCTCTAG
- a CDS encoding DMT family transporter codes for MTRTSHPSHACAENHVSNQSPAAGRSLLYLVVAGAAWGTAGAAASLLFLASDLGPLALSFWRCAGGLAVLLGVLAVRRPRRRRRSGAARMRPSAGSLIATGLLFTLFQAAYFAAVRETGLAVGTVVTLGAGPVLIALGARYWMGERLGRGGAAAVAGALAGLVVLVLGSGGGEVRPLGVGWALLSAAGYAAMTLRARFLGRRGAGGDPLVTTAWSVAVGTVCLLPLAAVEGLLPHTADLGRVLWLLVYVATVPTALAYALYFTGAAAVRAATVSVIMLIEPVSAAVIAVLLLGERLTGAVVLGTVLLLAAVGALIASEARRPGEVTGTVGGPADGRADGPPAGPVRAAEVSGQSAAR; via the coding sequence ATGACCCGCACTTCTCATCCTTCACACGCATGCGCGGAGAACCACGTGTCGAACCAATCGCCCGCTGCCGGGCGCAGTCTGCTGTACCTCGTCGTCGCCGGAGCCGCCTGGGGCACCGCCGGGGCGGCCGCCTCCCTCCTCTTCCTCGCCAGTGACCTCGGTCCGCTCGCCCTGTCGTTCTGGCGGTGCGCGGGCGGGCTCGCGGTGCTGCTCGGGGTGCTCGCGGTACGCCGGCCGCGCCGGCGCAGGCGCTCCGGGGCCGCGCGGATGCGGCCCTCGGCCGGCTCGCTGATCGCGACCGGTCTGCTGTTCACGCTGTTCCAGGCCGCCTACTTCGCCGCCGTGCGCGAGACCGGCCTCGCCGTCGGCACCGTGGTCACCCTCGGCGCCGGGCCCGTGCTGATCGCGCTCGGGGCGCGGTACTGGATGGGCGAGCGGCTCGGCAGGGGCGGCGCGGCCGCCGTCGCCGGGGCGCTGGCCGGGCTCGTCGTCCTGGTGCTGGGCAGCGGGGGCGGGGAAGTGCGCCCGCTCGGTGTCGGCTGGGCGCTGCTGTCGGCCGCCGGATACGCGGCGATGACCCTGCGGGCCCGTTTCCTCGGGCGGCGCGGGGCCGGCGGCGATCCGCTGGTGACCACCGCGTGGTCGGTCGCGGTGGGCACGGTGTGCCTGCTGCCGCTCGCCGCGGTCGAGGGGCTGCTGCCGCACACCGCCGACCTGGGACGGGTGCTGTGGCTGCTGGTGTACGTCGCCACCGTGCCGACGGCCCTGGCGTACGCGCTCTACTTCACCGGAGCGGCCGCCGTACGGGCCGCCACCGTGTCCGTGATCATGCTGATCGAGCCGGTGAGCGCGGCCGTGATCGCCGTACTGCTGCTCGGGGAGCGGCTGACCGGCGCCGTGGTGCTGGGCACCGTACTGCTGCTGGCGGCCGTGGGCGCCCTGATCGCGTCGGAGGCGCGGCGGCCGGGGGAGGTGACGGGGACGGTCGGCGGGCCGGCGGACGGGCGGGCGGACGGGCCGCCGGCGGGGCCCGTCCGCGCTGCCGAAGTTTCGGGTCAGAGCGCCGCGAGGTAG
- a CDS encoding aminotransferase class I/II-fold pyridoxal phosphate-dependent enzyme has protein sequence MLGDYRIAGRRASDIAASVEAGVGSGALAPGALLPPMRELAAALGVNPNTVAAAYRTLRERGVIETDGRRGSRVRARPSSAPRDALRMAVPAGVRDLTSGNPDVALLPPLDGALAAAARRYAQAPTLYGQDPVDPELARLARADLDADGVPAGPVALTSGALDGIERVLAAHLRPGDAVAVEDPGWGSVLDLVPALGLRVLPVAVDDEGPQVQAVARALEAGARALVVTSRAQNPTGAAVSAERAARLRALLADHPGVLVIDDDHGHAIVDLPLHVLGGVTRHWVLVRSTAKAYGPDLRLAVLTGDEVTLDRVRGRQRLGPGWVSRLLQCAVVELWTSGAVDRAAVARSYGERRDALVAALAGRGVRAHGRTGMNVWVPVADETGVVTRLLAAGWAVTAGARFRVESEPGVRLTVSQVAAADVPALADAVAAAVRPGAAGVRYV, from the coding sequence GTGCTAGGAGACTATCGGATCGCCGGGCGCCGCGCATCGGATATCGCGGCCAGTGTCGAAGCGGGTGTGGGATCGGGCGCGCTCGCGCCGGGGGCGCTGCTGCCCCCGATGCGGGAGCTGGCGGCCGCGCTGGGGGTGAACCCCAACACCGTGGCGGCCGCGTACCGGACGCTGCGCGAGCGCGGGGTCATCGAGACCGACGGGCGGCGCGGCAGCCGGGTGCGCGCCCGTCCCTCCAGCGCGCCGCGGGACGCCCTGCGGATGGCGGTGCCGGCGGGCGTGCGGGACCTCACCTCCGGCAACCCGGACGTGGCGCTGCTGCCGCCGCTGGACGGCGCACTGGCGGCGGCCGCCCGGCGGTACGCGCAGGCGCCGACCCTCTACGGGCAGGACCCGGTCGACCCGGAACTGGCGCGGCTGGCCCGGGCCGACCTCGACGCCGACGGGGTCCCGGCCGGGCCGGTCGCGCTGACCTCGGGCGCCCTGGACGGGATCGAACGGGTGCTTGCCGCGCACCTGCGCCCCGGGGACGCGGTCGCGGTCGAGGACCCGGGCTGGGGGAGCGTGCTGGACCTGGTCCCGGCGCTCGGGCTGCGGGTGCTGCCGGTGGCCGTGGACGACGAGGGGCCGCAGGTCCAGGCGGTGGCGCGGGCGCTGGAGGCCGGGGCCCGGGCGCTGGTGGTGACCTCACGGGCGCAGAACCCGACCGGGGCCGCGGTGAGCGCGGAGCGGGCCGCCCGGCTGCGGGCGCTGCTGGCGGACCACCCCGGGGTACTGGTGATCGACGACGACCACGGGCACGCGATCGTGGACCTGCCCCTGCATGTGCTGGGCGGGGTCACCCGGCACTGGGTGCTGGTCCGGTCGACGGCCAAGGCCTACGGGCCGGACCTGCGGCTGGCGGTGCTGACGGGGGACGAGGTGACGCTGGACCGGGTCCGGGGCAGGCAGCGGCTGGGGCCCGGGTGGGTGAGCCGGCTGCTGCAGTGCGCGGTGGTGGAGCTGTGGACCTCGGGCGCGGTGGACCGGGCCGCGGTGGCCCGCTCGTACGGCGAGCGCCGGGACGCGCTGGTCGCGGCGTTGGCCGGGCGGGGCGTGCGGGCGCACGGGCGGACCGGGATGAACGTGTGGGTGCCGGTGGCCGACGAGACGGGCGTGGTGACGCGGCTGCTGGCCGCTGGCTGGGCGGTGACGGCCGGGGCCCGGTTCCGGGTCGAGTCGGAACCGGGCGTGCGGCTGACGGTGTCGCAGGTGGCGGCCGCGGACGTCCCGGCCCTGGCGGACGCCGTGGCCGCCGCCGTCCGGCCGGGGGCGGCGGGGGTCAGGTACGTCTGA
- a CDS encoding SulP family inorganic anion transporter has protein sequence MLSKFPHLRQDFLASIVVFLVAVPLCVGVAVASGVPAELGLVTGIVGGLVTGLMRGSSLQVSGPAAGLTVIVFEAVSEFGVSTLGVIVLIAGLLQLAMGFFRIGRWFRAISVSVVEGMLCGIGLVIIAGQIYAAAGLKAPETGIGKITGLPRAFADAFGSTEALASLAIGAGTIAVIVLWRRLPKQAQSVPGALAAVVLATATALGLGLPVATVKVEGLLGVVQPPGAEAFGELASPAIWGTIIAFALIASAESLFSAAAVDRLHDGPRTEYDKEMVAQGTGNTVCGLLGALPMTAVIVRSSANVNAGAKTRASRVLHGVWLLLFAAALPFALALIPLPALAGILVHAGWKLIPFRQVSALWREHRGEAAILVITALAIVVVNMFEGVLIGLALAVAKTAWEASHVKLEVIDKGAGPIEAYLAGNATFLRLPKILDTLESLPQDRPVELDLSGLHHLDHACRTALESWAERHSATGIEPVKLTTAA, from the coding sequence ATGCTGTCCAAGTTCCCCCACTTACGTCAGGACTTCCTCGCCTCCATCGTCGTCTTCCTCGTCGCGGTGCCCCTGTGCGTGGGAGTGGCGGTCGCCTCCGGCGTCCCGGCCGAACTGGGGCTTGTCACCGGCATCGTCGGCGGACTCGTCACCGGCCTCATGCGCGGCAGCAGTCTCCAGGTGTCAGGACCGGCCGCCGGCCTGACCGTGATCGTCTTCGAGGCGGTCAGCGAGTTCGGGGTGAGCACGCTCGGTGTGATCGTACTGATCGCCGGCCTGCTCCAGCTCGCCATGGGGTTCTTCCGGATCGGCCGCTGGTTCAGGGCCATATCCGTCTCCGTCGTCGAGGGCATGCTCTGCGGTATCGGCCTGGTGATCATCGCCGGGCAGATCTACGCCGCGGCGGGCCTGAAGGCCCCGGAGACCGGCATCGGGAAGATCACGGGTCTGCCCCGCGCGTTCGCCGACGCGTTCGGGAGCACCGAGGCCCTGGCCTCCCTCGCGATCGGCGCGGGCACCATCGCCGTCATCGTGCTGTGGAGGAGGCTGCCGAAGCAAGCGCAGTCCGTGCCCGGGGCCCTCGCCGCGGTGGTGCTGGCGACGGCCACCGCTCTCGGTCTCGGGCTGCCGGTCGCCACCGTCAAGGTGGAGGGTCTGCTCGGTGTCGTCCAGCCGCCCGGCGCCGAGGCCTTCGGCGAACTGGCCAGTCCCGCCATCTGGGGCACGATCATCGCGTTCGCGCTGATCGCCTCGGCGGAGAGCCTGTTCAGCGCGGCCGCTGTGGACCGGCTGCACGACGGTCCGCGCACCGAGTACGACAAGGAGATGGTCGCCCAGGGCACGGGCAACACAGTCTGCGGCCTGCTCGGCGCCCTGCCCATGACCGCGGTCATCGTCCGCAGCTCGGCCAACGTCAACGCCGGTGCGAAGACCAGGGCGTCGCGGGTCCTGCACGGTGTGTGGCTGCTGCTGTTCGCCGCCGCGCTCCCGTTCGCCCTGGCGCTGATCCCCCTGCCCGCGCTCGCCGGCATCCTCGTCCACGCGGGCTGGAAACTGATCCCATTCCGCCAGGTCTCCGCGTTGTGGCGGGAGCACAGGGGCGAGGCGGCGATCCTGGTGATCACGGCCCTCGCCATCGTCGTGGTGAACATGTTCGAGGGCGTCCTGATCGGTCTGGCCCTGGCAGTCGCCAAGACCGCCTGGGAGGCCTCACACGTCAAACTGGAAGTCATCGACAAGGGCGCGGGCCCCATCGAGGCGTACCTGGCAGGCAACGCCACGTTCCTCCGCCTGCCGAAAATCCTCGACACGCTGGAGTCCCTCCCGCAGGACCGCCCGGTCGAACTCGACCTGTCAGGACTGCACCACCTCGACCACGCCTGCCGTACAGCGCTGGAGAGCTGGGCCGAACGGCACAGCGCGACCGGCATCGAACCGGTGAAGCTCACCACCGCGGCCTGA
- a CDS encoding type II toxin-antitoxin system Rv0910 family toxin, which produces MAEVTAESRIEAPAAKLWSQLTDWDAYGQWSMTHTNFPNGGPETLAIGATFAENMKMMGFPAEVVWTVSELEDERVLAITGKGPMGVAVLTRYTLVPDGAATTVRIDGEFTGAAVSLMAGKLKDSATAALNESLRKLAGLVS; this is translated from the coding sequence ATGGCCGAAGTCACCGCGGAATCACGCATCGAGGCGCCCGCCGCGAAGCTCTGGTCCCAGCTGACGGACTGGGACGCGTACGGCCAATGGAGCATGACCCACACCAATTTCCCGAACGGCGGCCCGGAGACCCTCGCGATCGGCGCCACCTTCGCCGAGAACATGAAGATGATGGGCTTCCCGGCCGAGGTCGTCTGGACCGTCTCGGAGCTGGAGGACGAGCGCGTCCTCGCCATCACCGGCAAGGGCCCGATGGGCGTGGCCGTCCTCACCCGGTACACCCTGGTCCCGGACGGCGCGGCCACCACCGTCCGCATCGACGGCGAGTTCACCGGTGCGGCCGTCTCCCTGATGGCGGGCAAGCTCAAGGACTCGGCCACCGCCGCGCTGAACGAATCGCTGCGCAAGCTGGCCGGCCTGGTCTCCTGA
- a CDS encoding EamA family transporter → MQASGKNAGLGLALVSAVAFGGSGVAAKPLIEAGLDPLHMVWLRVAGAALVLSPLAWRHRDLILRRPALLAGFGLVAVAGVQAFYFASLSRIPVGVALLLEYLGPALLLGYIRFVQRKPVTRGAAAGAAVAVVGLACVVEIWAGLRLDALGVLFGLCAALCQAFYFVFADQGADQQDAPDPLGVIAYGMLIGTLVMTVIARPWEMDWQVLGGGAAMGDMTLPAPVLLAWVVFVATVFAYLTGVVSVRRLSPQVAGVVAFLEAVVATVLAWILLGEHLSTWQIVGGGLVLGGAFIAQSSRPAPALAPVPAGAGPAVVDRETTRA, encoded by the coding sequence ATGCAAGCGTCAGGGAAAAACGCCGGACTGGGGCTCGCCCTCGTCTCGGCGGTCGCGTTCGGCGGTTCCGGAGTGGCGGCGAAGCCGCTGATCGAGGCGGGTCTGGACCCCCTCCACATGGTCTGGCTCAGAGTGGCCGGGGCAGCGCTCGTGCTGTCCCCGCTGGCCTGGCGCCACCGTGACCTCATCCTGCGCCGGCCGGCGCTGCTCGCGGGCTTCGGGCTGGTCGCCGTCGCCGGTGTGCAGGCCTTCTACTTCGCCTCCCTGTCCCGGATCCCGGTGGGCGTGGCCCTGCTGCTGGAGTACCTCGGCCCGGCGCTGCTGCTCGGCTACATCCGCTTCGTCCAGCGCAAGCCCGTGACCCGCGGCGCCGCCGCCGGAGCGGCCGTGGCCGTCGTGGGGCTGGCCTGTGTCGTCGAGATCTGGGCCGGACTGCGGCTCGACGCGCTCGGCGTGCTCTTCGGCCTCTGCGCGGCCCTGTGCCAGGCCTTCTACTTCGTCTTCGCCGACCAGGGCGCGGACCAGCAGGACGCTCCCGACCCGCTCGGCGTGATCGCGTACGGCATGCTCATCGGCACGCTGGTGATGACGGTGATCGCCCGCCCGTGGGAGATGGACTGGCAGGTGCTGGGCGGGGGGGCGGCCATGGGCGACATGACGCTCCCCGCGCCCGTGCTGCTCGCCTGGGTGGTGTTCGTCGCGACCGTCTTCGCGTACCTGACCGGCGTGGTCTCCGTACGCAGGCTCTCGCCGCAGGTGGCGGGCGTGGTGGCCTTCCTGGAGGCGGTCGTCGCCACCGTGCTGGCCTGGATCCTGCTCGGCGAGCACCTCTCCACCTGGCAGATCGTCGGCGGCGGGCTGGTGCTGGGCGGCGCCTTCATCGCGCAGTCCTCGCGGCCGGCTCCCGCCCTCGCCCCGGTCCCGGCCGGGGCCGGTCCGGCCGTGGTGGACCGCGAGACGACCAGGGCCTAG
- a CDS encoding carbonic anhydrase produces the protein MQPLIDNARTFGRRPEDFAGLAAGQSPEVLFITCSDSRVVPALITGARPGELFELRTAGNIVPPYASTTPTGEAATIEYAVEVLGVKDIVVCGHSHCGAVGAVVRGDDLNSVPAVRDWLAHAVKEPECSDPTDPTVAEAVQNHVLTQLLRLRSYPCVEQRLRADGLRLHGWYYEVHTGLVREHRADTDTFETL, from the coding sequence ATGCAGCCTCTCATCGACAACGCGCGTACCTTCGGACGGCGTCCCGAGGATTTCGCGGGCCTCGCCGCAGGCCAGTCCCCCGAGGTCCTGTTCATCACCTGCTCCGACTCCCGGGTCGTACCGGCCCTCATCACGGGCGCCCGGCCCGGCGAGCTGTTCGAGCTGCGCACCGCCGGCAACATCGTTCCCCCGTACGCCTCCACCACCCCCACCGGCGAGGCGGCCACGATCGAGTACGCCGTAGAAGTCCTCGGCGTCAAGGACATCGTGGTGTGCGGCCACTCCCACTGCGGTGCGGTCGGTGCCGTGGTGCGCGGTGACGACCTGAACTCGGTTCCCGCCGTACGGGACTGGCTCGCGCACGCCGTGAAAGAACCCGAGTGCTCCGACCCCACCGACCCTACGGTCGCCGAGGCGGTGCAGAACCACGTCCTGACGCAGCTCCTGCGGCTGCGCTCCTACCCCTGCGTCGAGCAGCGCCTGCGAGCCGACGGACTCCGCCTGCACGGCTGGTACTACGAGGTCCACACCGGACTCGTACGCGAACACCGCGCGGACACCGACACATTCGAAACGCTCTGA
- a CDS encoding cysteine hydrolase → MPDLDPATTALLTVECQNGVVGEESALPELAKEARDSGMLERVAALAEAARGAGIQVLHAVAERRPDGRGANTNARLFRAAGKLPVRQISGTEAVRLAAPLAVAEQDLVVRRLHGLSPMAGTDLDALLRNLGVRTLVVTGVSSNIAIPNTVFDAVNLGYQVVVPADAIAGVPASCTAEVIRNSLALVATITTAEALLMRWAPAT, encoded by the coding sequence ATGCCGGATCTCGATCCCGCCACCACCGCGCTGCTCACCGTCGAGTGCCAGAACGGCGTCGTCGGCGAGGAGAGCGCGCTGCCCGAGCTCGCGAAGGAGGCCCGGGACTCCGGGATGCTGGAGCGGGTGGCCGCGCTGGCCGAAGCCGCGCGGGGGGCCGGCATCCAGGTACTGCACGCCGTCGCCGAACGGCGGCCGGACGGGCGCGGGGCCAACACCAACGCCCGGCTGTTCCGGGCCGCCGGGAAGCTGCCCGTACGCCAGATCTCCGGCACCGAGGCGGTACGGCTCGCCGCCCCGCTCGCGGTGGCCGAGCAGGACCTGGTGGTCCGCCGGCTGCACGGGCTCTCCCCGATGGCCGGCACCGACCTGGACGCCCTGCTGCGCAACCTGGGCGTGCGCACCCTCGTCGTCACCGGCGTCTCCTCCAACATCGCGATCCCCAACACCGTCTTCGACGCCGTGAACCTCGGCTACCAGGTGGTGGTCCCGGCCGACGCCATCGCCGGTGTCCCCGCCTCCTGCACCGCCGAGGTGATCCGCAACTCCCTCGCGCTGGTCGCGACCATCACCACGGCCGAAGCCCTCCTCATGCGGTGGGCTCCCGCGACCTGA
- a CDS encoding pyridoxamine 5'-phosphate oxidase family protein — protein sequence MTATPATEAPASPGATTSPDAYEPTDRTVPTRSRDRARYDRETVHSILDQAYVCHLGFVRDGAPVVLPTLFGRVGEALYIHGSTGSRPLRAAGMADPGLPVCVTVTHVDGLVLARSAFHHSLNYRSVVVHGTAYQVTDEEECRTALDALVDHVVPGRSADSRPANAKELAATAVIRLDLTEVSAKIRTGGPNDDAEDMALPYWAGVVPVAPAYGTPVPAADLAPGTATPDYLAAL from the coding sequence ATGACCGCCACGCCCGCCACGGAAGCGCCCGCGTCGCCCGGGGCGACCACCTCGCCCGACGCGTACGAGCCCACCGACCGCACGGTGCCGACCCGCTCCCGCGACCGGGCGCGCTACGACCGCGAGACGGTGCACTCGATACTCGACCAGGCCTACGTCTGCCACCTCGGCTTCGTCCGCGACGGCGCCCCGGTGGTGCTGCCGACCCTCTTCGGCCGGGTCGGCGAGGCGCTCTACATCCACGGCTCCACGGGTTCGCGCCCACTGCGCGCGGCCGGCATGGCCGACCCGGGGCTGCCGGTCTGCGTGACCGTGACGCACGTGGACGGCTTGGTGCTGGCCCGCTCGGCGTTCCACCACTCGCTGAACTACCGCTCGGTGGTCGTGCACGGCACCGCCTACCAGGTCACGGACGAGGAGGAGTGCCGGACGGCCCTCGACGCCCTCGTCGACCACGTGGTCCCGGGCCGCTCCGCCGACTCCCGGCCGGCCAACGCCAAGGAGCTGGCCGCCACCGCGGTGATCCGTCTGGATCTGACCGAGGTGTCGGCGAAGATCCGTACCGGCGGGCCGAACGACGACGCCGAGGACATGGCGCTGCCGTACTGGGCGGGCGTGGTGCCGGTCGCTCCGGCGTACGGGACGCCGGTCCCGGCGGCCGACCTGGCCCCCGGGACCGCCACTCCGGACTACCTCGCGGCGCTCTGA
- a CDS encoding DMT family transporter, with product MSAPTTPRPTLSPTVPRTTTGTAGTRRGLILDWRVRFAILSVVWGFSFLLIKVGTEAYAPFQVALGRVLFGALALVSVLLVRREPLPRGLRTWGHLGVAALLLNTAPFSLFAYAELSIPSSLAGICNATSPLWGMALSLVALSEDRPTRRRVAGLGLGFLGVLTVLGAWQGFSGVDAKGTAFALLASLCYPVGWIYVRRTLAGTPGSPVALTGGQLMVSTLQLALVSALFTAAPTSFPLWPTLSVIALGALGTGMALQMQYGLVSEIGPTTAQMVTYFIPVIATTAGVLVLGEQLHWNTPVGAAIVLAGAALTQTRPGARGPA from the coding sequence ATGAGCGCACCCACCACTCCCCGCCCCACCCTCTCTCCGACCGTCCCGCGCACCACCACGGGCACCGCGGGCACCCGCCGGGGCCTCATCCTGGACTGGCGCGTCCGCTTCGCGATCCTCTCGGTCGTCTGGGGCTTCAGCTTCCTGCTGATCAAGGTGGGCACCGAAGCGTACGCGCCGTTCCAGGTGGCCCTGGGCCGCGTCCTGTTCGGCGCGCTCGCCCTCGTCTCCGTGCTGCTGGTCCGCCGGGAGCCGCTGCCGCGGGGGCTGCGCACCTGGGGCCACCTCGGCGTGGCGGCGCTGCTGCTCAACACGGCCCCGTTCTCGCTGTTCGCCTACGCGGAGCTGAGCATCCCCTCCAGCCTGGCCGGCATCTGCAACGCCACCTCCCCGCTGTGGGGGATGGCCCTGTCCCTGGTCGCCCTGTCCGAGGACCGCCCGACGCGCCGCCGCGTGGCCGGGCTCGGCCTGGGCTTCCTCGGCGTCCTGACCGTCCTCGGCGCCTGGCAGGGCTTCTCCGGGGTCGACGCCAAGGGCACCGCCTTCGCCCTGCTGGCCTCGCTCTGCTACCCGGTCGGCTGGATCTACGTCCGCCGCACGCTGGCCGGGACCCCGGGCTCCCCGGTGGCCCTGACCGGCGGCCAGCTGATGGTCTCCACGCTTCAGCTGGCCCTGGTCAGCGCACTGTTCACGGCGGCCCCGACCTCGTTCCCGCTGTGGCCGACCCTGTCGGTGATCGCCCTGGGCGCGCTCGGCACGGGCATGGCGCTCCAGATGCAGTACGGCCTGGTCTCGGAGATCGGCCCGACCACGGCCCAGATGGTCACGTACTTCATCCCGGTCATCGCCACCACGGCGGGCGTCCTGGTCCTCGGCGAACAGCTCCACTGGAACACCCCGGTGGGCGCCGCGATCGTCCTGGCCGGCGCGGCCCTCACCCAGACCCGCCCCGGGGCCCGCGGGCCCGCGTAG